In Narcine bancroftii isolate sNarBan1 chromosome 7, sNarBan1.hap1, whole genome shotgun sequence, the sequence TCGTAAGCTGAGATGGCGTAAcacgaagacccattcactactattgaaggttATTTTTGTAAAGCGAAAATCCATTCAAAACCCATTCAGATCTTTTTGGAAAAGCAAACACAGGTTTCTTGGTTAAAGCAAATTTTTGTAGAGTATTCATAaaatggggtatacctgtattgcAATCCAAACAGCTAAGCATTGGAGCTCCATCTGGTTGCTACCACAAGCCACAGATCTCTTTTGATTTCAACAAAGCAGAATTCTAGTCCATCAACTCTGCAACTCATTGTACAATTAGAATTAGCTGTTTTAATtacttttactttggcttggcttcgcggacgaagatttatggaggggggtaaaagtccacgtcagctgcaggctcgattgtggctgacaagtccgatgcgggacaggcagacacggttgcagcggtaaattggttggttggggttgggtgttgggtttttcctcctttgtctctgcatgtcaaactgcatgagtttttcaagctttgttgggaccaaagaaaactgcctcaggaccttcgtgatgccatcatcatcaccctgtacaaaaacaaaggcgagaaatcagactgctcaaactacaggggaatcacgctgctctccattgcaggcaaaatcttcgctaggattctcctaaatagaataatacctagtgtcgccgagaatattctcccagaatcacagtgcggctttcgcgcaaagagaggaactactgacatggcctttgccctcagacagctccaagaaaagtgcagagaacaaaacaaaggactctacatcacctttgttgacctcaccaaagccttcgacaccgtgagcaggaaagctGTTTTAATACTTGTGAGCTAAATACCAATTCCAATTTAGGGAATTATACTACATAAAAACATTGTCACAGCCATTACAACTATGGAGTCGGGTATAGACTATGGCATTGCTTCCTTTTCATGGCAGctgcaaaaaaataataatttggcatgTTATTTGATATCAGGATTTTCCCAGTCATTGCAAAGCCAGTGAAGCAGTTTTAGTGGAGAAGCATAGCAGGCAATTTACATAGAGCAAGATTGCACACATGAGAAGACAGCAACCAATTATCTACTTTATTGAGACAAATATTGACCAGAATACCCAGTGATCTCCCaactttttctttaaataatggCATAGGATCCCAtatttcttggggggggggtggggtgacaaGACTTTAGCTTAACATCTCACTTGATAAAGAATACTGCAGGACCCGGTCCTTAGTACAAGCACAAAATCAAGCCTTTTGCCGAAGTGTCCAGAACAGGAACAGCAGAGGTTGCTGCTACTCTTGCCAGGGCTGAGAATTGAATTGATTCTGTATTCTCTTCAAAACCTATATTTAGAAAATCTTAATCACATTCTCAAATGAAGGAAATAAAATTAAAGCACAGATCAGACTTTCACACTGCAATGTGGTGTTCAAAATAAAAAGAGGTAAAATGTAAATTTGGACAAAATGATACATGGCAATTACACCAAGGATATTAGCTTGCAGGAAGGGAATGCTCAAATCCATTCAAAGGTTATACACGGAAGTAGTTTtcctggaaagatcctccaatACCACTAAATAAAATTGTTTTGCCAATGACCATAAagagataaatttattttaatgcggAGGAACAGTGTGGGAATTACaatgaataataaataaattttttttaaaatttgcagatTTTAATGTATCACTGTTCATTCCATCATTATTCAAATTTGCTTTTGTCCTGTACTTCTGCATTATCACCTTAATCCCAGCGAACAAGTACAAATATAACACAAAACTATTTTCATTCTCCTGGATAATGTCGTGTTGGGAAGattatcaggtttggtgggttcacagagaaacaAGTATGGACAGAAGTGTTACCATCacacgtaactttaattaacacggGGGAGAATGTTAAAAGGTACTCGATTACTATTTCACTAAAACGATATGGACATTCACCTCAGACCTAAGTTGGACACCAataatagtgaacctatactcaaCACACTTGAGTATACACACTCCCAGTTCCCTAACcattgtggctctctgcaagtgctgatctattgcaatactatggttcagcttcagtgtagtgcacaccttacctgcgacacttccagcaatgtccacagtagcaacctggcgtGGAGCAGTGTCCGGGGCTTGGACTACGAGACAGAAAGAATGTACTGtgtgttggtgttatatacagtgctaatctgtctGTACTGCCAGCCAATGATCACCCTAGGTTATTTAATtttagccaacagcaaggtgtgcatttATAGGTggtcggagtccaaccttgattgacaggtgatgtgacttccgaacaAGTTTCAGACTGGGAGGACCCGCAATACACAAACAGGCAACGAGTCCACATTTCTTCCACACACAAATGTCCTATTTCATATATCAAGAACACTGCTTAAACAGCCTGCGAatgttctatttttattttgtcaGGAATGAAAGTATGTACTATCATCCTGGTCCAAGATTTGAAGGCCCTGATGACAGCTGGGTTTAGTTTGGAACAATTCTGTAGATGATCCAACTTTTAACAGTTGCACACAATGTTAGAGAGGCAATGAACCTCACCATCACCTCATCCCTACAAAGATTGGTTTGATTTAGCTTTTTCATAGTGGTCAGTGGATCTATGAATAGGTTTTGATGTTCCAGAAAATTCTTCGTTCTAGAAGAACTGAAATCCAAATTATGAAGAGGAGAATGCTATAAAAAGTATAAATATTTAAAACTGTAATAACCCAAAtgaaaaatttagcaaaaatagTACTTGCCACTATATCAATGGTTACGCTAAAAAATACACATTCATTATGAACAGTGAACAAAATTACtaccaatatttaaaaaaaaacaataggggAAATTCAGTAAGTAatgcaaaagggaaaaaaatgaattttattttgttcatagattatatgaagtacactgtttaacaatgacacaaaatgttttatttacagattcaggGACAGAACTTTCTTTTCAGCTCAGCTTTTTAATCAATTTATATTTtatcccagaaaaaaaaattgtctgcaCCCAAAAAATTCCTTCagctgcccttcaaaatgtgtcaAATCTATTAAACAATTCAATTAGCTTATATCCCCAATCCAAGTCTGTACAATAAACaatcattaacattaaaacagaaggttctcaatttttttttccttttactctcCAAAAGTAACACTTCCCTGAAAGTCTGACCAACAGATGATGATGGCGTATAACACAGCCTCCTCCCGCTGAACTGAACAAGGGGTACAGAAACTCAATCAATGGTAAAATATTTGTTGTCAGTGCACACTTTAGCAGTTTTCTTAAGCTCCCAATGTCAGAGAAAAGAtttaatgtcagatatatttctgatgagattttttttaaaccaacctACAGTTGATTTATGGTCctaataaagaattacaaagcaATAGAAGAGATTGGAGCACATCTGCAATATCAGCTTcatgttaatttaaaaaatcctGATACTCAAAAATAATAAGTATTTGCTGTCAGATTTAATTCTGTTCAAATTCTGGTGTTTTGAACATATTCAAATGAAACAACTGTTTCTATTGGTGCATTATTTAAGTAAAAGATTGGAGGGATGAATTACTTATAATCTGTGATTTAATGCTTCTTCGCACCAaagcattttaaaatgatttcaaCAAATGTGTGGCTTAAAAACATTTACTATTAGGATGGAAAAACTTTAAAACAAATGATGCTTTTGAATAATTCATGTTGTGGTTAATCACTATGCTGTACAATTAATTGGTACATTTAGCTTCCTATTTTCATTCAATGGTGTCCAATGCCTTGACAGGATGTAGATGATTTAGTTTGCAAGTTATACAGAATATTTTTCCTtccaattgatttaaaaaaaaaattgcatgctATTTTAGTTGTTCATGTATATAAAGCCAGCTTGTTATATTCTGAAACTTACCAGATGTTGTACCCCAGTTTGAAGTTCAATCACTTTATAAAATATACAAATCTGAAACTTAGGAATGGTGATGCAATTATCTATTCACCCTAACCTTTCCATTTAATCCTGTTTTGCAAGGAAACATGTGAAGATGCTTCAGAAGTCACTCCACAGATTAGTACTTTAAAAGTTGCACCTCTCCTTTTGAATTTGTGTTGTAAAGATTTAATCAGACAGAAAATACTGAGCTCCATTACTGACTTCAACTCTAACTCCCAGTGTGTCTAGTTTGAGGTACATCATGTTAAGCAGGATACTGCTCACCTCggaggtatttaaaaaaaaatgttggagctTATGGAGACATCCGGTGTTTAACTTGGTAACTGAAGATTAAGCTGCAGTGAACTACAGAAAGCAAtggaccttttttttaaaaaacatatagTGCTATTTGTTTTATTTATACAAGATACAGACATTGGCAAaatataattttggaaaaaaatgtgtacACTTGTAAAAACATGGATAATGTCATTCTTTTTTTTACATAATATCTGGAAAAGTAAATTAGCTAGGAAAATTCTGACACCACAATGCATTGCTAGGCCACACAATACAGAGGAATGAAGCACATGTGGAATACAAATCAACTGGAGTAAGGCAGAGGAAGCCTATAGGCTCAATATTATGtcattgaagatttttttttctttttaaaacatgtagttgtaataaaaattgaaatgcaaataaAGACAGAAAACATACTATTACCATAATGCATTGCAGCTTTAGAAGCATATTGGAAAAATATAACAATAGTTCaaacaaaaggaaatttcatAATACAGAAAAATTTGCTGAAAGTGTGTTCAGCCAGTaggcaagcaagcacaaaactgtaGCACTCCAACAAAACCAAGCAATAAGACAAAGCAATAAATGGCCACATTTGCCTCCAATAGTTAACATGAAGTTAAAGCGTTCTTGAATACAATAGCTAATCTTGGGTCCGGTAATTATAACGGCAGAGACCGTGAACTGCAGCTGACTGATTGCAACGAGCTTGTTACTTTCATGTCTTAAAAGAGCTGACaccattttgcaaaaaaaatgtcCATTTAATGGATTTTGAAGTCAAAGGACACAATTTATCAGCTTAGACTAAAGCTCCAAACCTTGAGACAATAcaatgaagagagaaagagagagagagagagggggggggggagggagagaagttaGTTCAGTCGTCAACCATGAACTTGTGTCCACGTCCTTAACAATGAAAGGGCACAAATATTCCTTGTTTTTGGAACAACGAATGTAATAGAAGCAGACGATTTCTAAAGTGAAAGCAGTTCATGATCATCCCTCCATTAAAACAGCATCTTTGTGATGCCGAGAGATATGCTGGTTCTTTTCTGAAGGTCTTCGGAAGCCCTTTTTGCAGTAATCGCAGCGATGGGGATAATCCTTTGTGTGAATGGAAATAACATGCCGTTTAAAGCCAGAAGCATCGGTCGTGCTATACTCACAGTACTCACACTGATAAACCTTTTTGCCACTGTGGGTCTTCATGTGCTTCTTCAGCTCAACCTGTTGATGAAAGCCCTTTTTGCAGCGTTTACATCTGAATGGCAGGTCCTTGGTGTGGACTGAAAGAATATGTCGGCTAAGAACAAAGGGGTCTGCAATTTTAAAGTCACAGTGCCTACACTGGTGCAGTTTTTTACCCTTGTGAGTGGAcatgtgtttcttgagctctgaAGGTCGATGAAAACCCTTGtcacacacctcacacttgtgagGATAGTCCTTGGTATGGACCGATATTATATGGCGCTTCAGATCACTGGAGTTGGAACTCCGATGATCGCAATGTGTACATTGGTAGGTTTTGTGTCCCTGATGAATGGCTGCGTGCTTCTGTAATTCTTTGGCATCTGTGAATGTCATCAAACAGTGCTCACACTTGAATGGTAGATCCTTACTGTGCTTGGTCTTCATGTGGGTTTTGAGGTTTGAGGTGTCTGCTGACTTATAGTCGCAGTACTGGCACTGGtagggtttctccccagtgtgggtTCGCATGTGCTTCCTCAATTCAGATGGATGGCGAAAACCCTTTCCACACTCCACGCATATGTGAGGGAAATTCTTGCTGTGCACAGCCAAGAGGTGGCGGTTCAGAAGCCCCTGCTCTGCAGTCTCATAATCACAAAATTTGCACTTGTGCATCTTTGAGGCTCCCTTTTCCCGGTGAACCAACTTgtgggaaaccagagctcctgggtgAGTAAACCTCTTGCCACATTCATCACACTCATAGGTCTTCTCCACTTTGTTCATCAGCATGTGGGTTTCCAGATGATTGTGTAAACTGGTTTTCTTGTTAGTCGTGTAATCACAGTCTGTACACTGATATTTCTTCTTGGTCATCTGTTCGGGATGATTCTTCATATGCCTCTTCAGAAAGCCTCTGGACTTGAACTTTTTCCCACAGATCATACATGGATAAACAGTTATAGGATGTCCATCAGGCCCAATGATAACCGCTGCACAGAATCAGAAAAAGGTCAGTCATGAACAATGAATCATTTCAAAAGTAAATCAGGCAAACTTCTTCAGGGTCGTTCAAGCTTAAAACTAGCAACAAAAATTGGAGAAGCATCACTATATACAAGATTTTCATCAATAttctattaattttaaattttgggGCATAACTATTTTGTGTAAATGTTGAAGTCTTTAAGCAAAACCCTTCCACTGCAATTTCAAAATTTCCCCAAGtctcataaatcaaattataccAGCATCTCAGAATAAAGTCTCAATTTTCCCATCCAGTCCTGAATGCCAAAAGAATAATTTGAGTAGGTGAAAATGCTGGACAAT encodes:
- the LOC138738958 gene encoding zinc finger X-chromosomal protein-like isoform X2, which codes for MDEDVRGLELQQQEPKVIFDNTVQESSSQHIDEHHFLVEVQETIFVDSTVDPGSHFIADDTDSVVIQDAIEDVVAEDVHCPDIIEEPETIIVPEHVLDTDVASEETLTTIPEDVLASDITSEAMCVAEHVLTMDDDGEKIGYGGNGELKIESGLSAQDEHLKEDSTCGDVIKVYIFKADDGDEDLGGTVDIGESEPDNDHGVGLLDQGNVGRISREKMVYMTVNDPKEEDEDIMNTPQHEENCYLQANCADIADEVYMEVIVGEDEATVGHEQQVEDTDIGQTFVPVAWATAYGNSSDPVENKNETGSHLIQADGTAELTRLVKPKSRKRKRLESRQYQTAVIIGPDGHPITVYPCMICGKKFKSRGFLKRHMKNHPEQMTKKKYQCTDCDYTTNKKTSLHNHLETHMLMNKVEKTYECDECGKRFTHPGALVSHKLVHREKGASKMHKCKFCDYETAEQGLLNRHLLAVHSKNFPHICVECGKGFRHPSELRKHMRTHTGEKPYQCQYCDYKSADTSNLKTHMKTKHSKDLPFKCEHCLMTFTDAKELQKHAAIHQGHKTYQCTHCDHRSSNSSDLKRHIISVHTKDYPHKCEVCDKGFHRPSELKKHMSTHKGKKLHQCRHCDFKIADPFVLSRHILSVHTKDLPFRCKRCKKGFHQQVELKKHMKTHSGKKVYQCEYCEYSTTDASGFKRHVISIHTKDYPHRCDYCKKGFRRPSEKNQHISRHHKDAVLMEG